A part of Liolophura sinensis isolate JHLJ2023 chromosome 1, CUHK_Ljap_v2, whole genome shotgun sequence genomic DNA contains:
- the LOC135471863 gene encoding uncharacterized protein LOC135471863 isoform X1 — protein sequence MLISGNKLRQVSGLFSSAAVLFVRRGKAVEPQFIPTRWFRGNKWDNLHVKEVKVQEECPSQTHTGGQLQEKFRKAMSKVPQPVVVVSTAEFNENEGRWMRRGVTCASFTSVSLDPPVVSFCVNRTSRFHNILQKSKHFAINVLSCDQVQYGVHFSKPALEDKNQFESVPFEEGLEGVPVISGCSAVLECQAHAVHSVGDHQVWYGTVLRVLLHEHAQQSLLYFTSSYRSVGDEIFLKAFEDATLPFEEWTHEAHLRMAWNYITQFGKDGATPLIKKGILNYNEKNKDKIKTGYHETVTMFYIHLISDAIQTSGCQHETFEDFIANNSYLMERSLILNYYSPERIADQECRHRFMEPDKKALP from the exons ATGTTAATCTCCGGTAACAAACTGAGACAAGTTAGTGGTCTGTTTTCTTCGGCTGCTGTCCTATTTGTACGTCGAGGAAAAGCTGTGGAGCCCCAGTTTATACCCACACGTTGGTTTAGAGGCAACAAGTGGGACAATCTACACG TGAAAGAGGTGAAAGTCCAGGAGGAATGTCCTTCACAAACTCACACTGGTGGCCAGCTTCAAGAAAAATTCAGAAAGGCCATGAGTAAAGTTCCACAGCCAG TAGTGGTTGTCTCGACGGCTGAGTTTAATGAGAATGAAGGCAGATGGATGAGGAGAGGTGTTACCTGCGCGTCCTTCACCAGTGTGTCGTTAGATCCTCCTGTTGTGTCCTTCTGTGTTAACAGGACAAG tcgCTTTCACAACATTCTtcaaaaaagtaaacattttgcTATTAACGTGTTGTCGTGTGACCAG GTACAGTATGGTGTACATTTTTCTAAACCAGCTCTGGAGGACAAGAACCAGTTTGAGTCAGTACCCTTTGAGGAAGGCCTAGAG GGTGTACCAGTGATATCAGGCTGTTCAGCTGTCCTTGAGTGCCAGGCCCATGCTGTACACTCCGTGGGGGATCACCAAGTATGGTATGGCACGGTCTTAAGGGTATTGCTTCACGAACATGCTCAACAGTCTCTTCTCTACTTCACCAG TTCATACAGATCTGTTGGGGATGAGATATTTCTCAAAGCCTTTGAAGATGCCACATTACCATTTGAAGAATGGACTCACGAAGCTCACCTCAGAATGGCCTGGAATTATATTACACAGTTTGGTAAGGATGGAGCCACACCATTAATAAA AAAGGGTATTCTCAActataatgaaaaaaacaaagataag ATCAAGACTGGTTATCATGAAACAGTGACGATGTTCTACATTCACCTCATCTCAGATGCCATCCAAACATCTGGCTGTCAACATGAAACTTTTGAAGATTTTATTGCGAACAACAGTTACCTGATGGAGAGAAGCTTAATCCTGAACTACTACAGCCCAGAGAGGATTGCTGATCAGGAATGCAGACACAG ATTTATGGAACCAGACAAGAAGGCTTTGCCATAA
- the LOC135471863 gene encoding uncharacterized protein LOC135471863 isoform X2 codes for MKEVKVQEECPSQTHTGGQLQEKFRKAMSKVPQPVVVVSTAEFNENEGRWMRRGVTCASFTSVSLDPPVVSFCVNRTSRFHNILQKSKHFAINVLSCDQVQYGVHFSKPALEDKNQFESVPFEEGLEGVPVISGCSAVLECQAHAVHSVGDHQVWYGTVLRVLLHEHAQQSLLYFTSSYRSVGDEIFLKAFEDATLPFEEWTHEAHLRMAWNYITQFGKDGATPLIKKGILNYNEKNKDKIKTGYHETVTMFYIHLISDAIQTSGCQHETFEDFIANNSYLMERSLILNYYSPERIADQECRHRFMEPDKKALP; via the exons A TGAAAGAGGTGAAAGTCCAGGAGGAATGTCCTTCACAAACTCACACTGGTGGCCAGCTTCAAGAAAAATTCAGAAAGGCCATGAGTAAAGTTCCACAGCCAG TAGTGGTTGTCTCGACGGCTGAGTTTAATGAGAATGAAGGCAGATGGATGAGGAGAGGTGTTACCTGCGCGTCCTTCACCAGTGTGTCGTTAGATCCTCCTGTTGTGTCCTTCTGTGTTAACAGGACAAG tcgCTTTCACAACATTCTtcaaaaaagtaaacattttgcTATTAACGTGTTGTCGTGTGACCAG GTACAGTATGGTGTACATTTTTCTAAACCAGCTCTGGAGGACAAGAACCAGTTTGAGTCAGTACCCTTTGAGGAAGGCCTAGAG GGTGTACCAGTGATATCAGGCTGTTCAGCTGTCCTTGAGTGCCAGGCCCATGCTGTACACTCCGTGGGGGATCACCAAGTATGGTATGGCACGGTCTTAAGGGTATTGCTTCACGAACATGCTCAACAGTCTCTTCTCTACTTCACCAG TTCATACAGATCTGTTGGGGATGAGATATTTCTCAAAGCCTTTGAAGATGCCACATTACCATTTGAAGAATGGACTCACGAAGCTCACCTCAGAATGGCCTGGAATTATATTACACAGTTTGGTAAGGATGGAGCCACACCATTAATAAA AAAGGGTATTCTCAActataatgaaaaaaacaaagataag ATCAAGACTGGTTATCATGAAACAGTGACGATGTTCTACATTCACCTCATCTCAGATGCCATCCAAACATCTGGCTGTCAACATGAAACTTTTGAAGATTTTATTGCGAACAACAGTTACCTGATGGAGAGAAGCTTAATCCTGAACTACTACAGCCCAGAGAGGATTGCTGATCAGGAATGCAGACACAG ATTTATGGAACCAGACAAGAAGGCTTTGCCATAA